A genomic segment from Streptomyces sp. NBC_00459 encodes:
- a CDS encoding SDR family oxidoreductase has translation MKIVVIGGTGLIGSKLVAELSAQGHEAVAASPNTGVNTLTGEGLAEALKGASVVVDVSNSPSFEDRPVMDFFRASTTNLLKAEAEAGVTHHVALSVVGTQRLQASGYFRAKQVQEELIKEAGIPYSIVHATQFFEFVDAIADMSTEGDTVRLAPVRFQPIHSADVAAAVGRTAVGTPVNGVVEIAGPDRFQLDELLRKVLAARNDPRTVVTDPHAPYSGAELEDTTLVPGPDAHITETRFADWVAQQQ, from the coding sequence ATGAAGATCGTAGTGATCGGTGGAACAGGACTCATCGGCTCGAAGCTGGTCGCCGAGCTCAGCGCCCAGGGGCACGAGGCGGTCGCGGCCTCGCCCAACACCGGCGTCAACACCCTGACGGGCGAGGGCCTGGCAGAAGCCCTGAAGGGCGCGTCGGTCGTGGTCGACGTGTCCAACTCGCCCTCCTTCGAGGACCGGCCCGTCATGGACTTCTTCCGTGCCTCGACGACCAACCTCCTCAAGGCGGAGGCCGAAGCCGGCGTGACACATCACGTGGCACTGTCGGTGGTCGGCACACAGCGCCTCCAGGCGAGCGGCTACTTCCGCGCCAAGCAGGTCCAGGAGGAACTGATCAAGGAGGCCGGCATCCCGTACTCCATCGTCCACGCCACCCAGTTCTTCGAGTTCGTCGACGCGATCGCGGACATGTCCACCGAGGGCGACACCGTGCGCCTGGCCCCCGTCAGGTTCCAGCCCATCCACTCCGCCGACGTGGCCGCGGCCGTCGGCCGCACCGCGGTCGGCACCCCGGTCAACGGCGTGGTGGAGATCGCCGGCCCCGACCGGTTCCAGCTCGACGAACTCCTGCGCAAGGTACTCGCCGCCAGGAACGACCCGCGCACGGTCGTCACGGACCCGCACGCCCCGTACTCCGGTGCCGAGTTGGAGGACACCACGCTCGTCCCGGGGCCGGACGCGCACATCACCGAGACCCGCTTCGCCGACTGGGTCGCACAGCAGCAGTAA
- a CDS encoding globin domain-containing protein has product MLSAQSVPVVRATLPLVGASLNTITELFYRRMFEERPELLQHLFNRTNQVTGAQREALAGSVAAFATLLVERPDERPDAILSRIAHKHVSLGITADKYPLVGRHLLGAVAEVLGDAVTPEVGAAWDEVYWLMANALIAVEARLYAESGVNNGDVWRRMEIAERRQESTDAISLVLRRPDGRPTAPFRPGQYVSVRVELPDGAHQIRQYSLSSAPDHKTWRITVKQEKAADATLPAGEVSSWLHTHATVGDILDVSLPAGDLVLPETETPLLLASAGIGITPMLSMLDHLALTSSPRTVTVVHADRAPGDHIHRAEQADLVSRLTGADLHLWYENDAHRSPGAHVLAGRATLGHLTIAPETTAYLCGPLPFMRAVRGELLAKGLRPAAVHYEVFGPDLWR; this is encoded by the coding sequence ATGCTGTCTGCGCAATCGGTTCCCGTCGTCCGGGCGACGCTTCCCCTGGTGGGAGCCTCACTGAACACGATCACAGAGTTGTTCTACCGGCGGATGTTCGAGGAGCGTCCGGAGCTGCTGCAGCACCTGTTCAACCGGACCAACCAGGTCACCGGCGCTCAGCGCGAGGCACTGGCCGGCTCGGTGGCGGCCTTCGCCACCCTCCTGGTCGAGCGGCCCGACGAGCGCCCGGACGCCATCCTGTCGCGCATCGCCCACAAGCACGTCTCACTCGGCATCACAGCCGACAAGTACCCGCTGGTAGGACGCCACCTGCTCGGGGCGGTCGCCGAGGTCCTCGGCGATGCCGTCACCCCCGAGGTCGGCGCCGCCTGGGACGAGGTCTATTGGTTGATGGCCAACGCCCTGATCGCCGTCGAGGCCCGTCTGTACGCCGAGTCCGGCGTGAACAACGGCGACGTATGGCGGCGCATGGAGATAGCAGAACGCCGCCAGGAGTCCACCGACGCCATCTCCCTGGTCCTGCGCCGGCCCGACGGCCGCCCCACCGCGCCCTTCCGGCCCGGCCAGTACGTCAGTGTCCGCGTGGAACTGCCCGACGGCGCCCACCAGATCCGCCAGTACAGCCTGTCCAGCGCCCCCGATCACAAGACCTGGCGTATCACCGTCAAGCAGGAGAAGGCCGCCGACGCCACCCTCCCCGCCGGCGAGGTGTCCTCCTGGCTGCACACCCACGCCACGGTGGGCGACATCCTGGATGTCTCACTGCCCGCCGGTGACCTCGTACTCCCCGAGACCGAGACCCCCCTCCTCCTCGCCTCCGCCGGCATCGGAATCACCCCCATGCTGTCGATGCTCGACCACCTCGCCCTCACCTCCTCACCGCGTACCGTCACCGTCGTCCACGCCGACCGCGCTCCCGGCGACCACATCCACCGTGCCGAGCAGGCGGACCTCGTCAGCCGTCTGACCGGCGCAGATCTTCATCTGTGGTACGAGAACGACGCCCACCGCTCCCCCGGTGCCCATGTCCTCGCCGGCCGCGCCACGCTCGGCCACCTCACGATCGCCCCCGAGACCACCGCCTACCTCTGCGGACCGTTGCCCTTCATGCGCGCGGTACGCGGCGAGCTGCTGGCCAAGGGGCTGCGCCCCGCCGCCGTCCACTACGAGGTCTTCGGCCCCGACCTGTGGCGCTGA
- a CDS encoding RrF2 family transcriptional regulator — translation MRLTRYTDLALRAVMRLAVVESEELLTTRQIADSMNVPYTHMAKAIAQLQHLGVLEARRGRNGGLTLTSAGGRTRVGDLARTLEGDREAVVCEGDTPCPLSGACRLRRALREAQEAFYSSLNGVTVADLVASPTGPVLLALSAPPS, via the coding sequence GTGAGGCTGACCAGATACACGGATCTCGCCCTCCGGGCAGTGATGCGTCTCGCCGTCGTGGAAAGCGAGGAGCTGCTGACCACAAGGCAGATCGCCGACTCCATGAACGTCCCCTATACGCACATGGCGAAAGCCATCGCACAGTTGCAGCACCTGGGGGTGCTGGAAGCGCGGCGCGGGCGCAACGGCGGACTGACGCTCACCAGCGCGGGCGGGCGCACTCGCGTGGGAGATCTGGCCAGGACACTGGAAGGGGACCGGGAAGCAGTCGTGTGCGAGGGTGACACCCCCTGTCCCCTCTCGGGCGCCTGCCGACTGAGGCGGGCGCTGCGAGAGGCGCAGGAGGCCTTCTACTCCTCACTGAACGGCGTGACCGTGGCCGACCTGGTGGCCTCACCGACGGGCCCGGTGCTATTGGCACTGAGCGCTCCACCGAGCTGA
- a CDS encoding family 43 glycosylhydrolase, whose protein sequence is MQLARSRGRSRPWSQRLAGLTAASLLLGLAGPLAVSVPAHADAADITDGLALWYKLDAASGTTVADASGNGRTGTLNGTAGWSNSGEGLAFNGSDTYVKVPDNIMSGMNSITVSMDVKVDSTQSNPYFIYGFGNTSGSAGNGYLFTTGNSYRTSIASGNWSTEQTTRTAGTNLQRAVWKQITYTQTGNTGVLYEDGVEVGRNTAITLTPGSIGSGTTTANYIGKSVYPGDNLFKGNIRDFRVYNRALAGTEVEELSLPVAAQGVAADKSALTLGDTSAVIADLTLPSAGPAGGSAITWATDNASVVSSSGAVTRPAAGQPDGHATLTATLKKGPVSDTKTFDVTVPATFDDATATQQAADALTVPNIDDVRGNITLPSTGLYGTAVAWSSANPDVIATDGVVHRPAHGAGGTTVDLTATITKGTATATRTLTAKVPELPAKEALKGYMFSYFTGEGTSDGEQLYAALSKGNDPLKWRELNDGKPVLTSTLGEKGLRDPFIIRSPEGDKFYQIATDLRIYGNGDWDASQRTGSKSIMVWESTDLVHWTDQRLVKVSPDSAGNTWAPEAFYDAELGSYVVFWASKLYDNADHSGDTYNRMMYATTRDFRTFSEPKVWIDRGYSVIDSTMIKDKDTYYRLSKDERNNSSSTPNSKFIFEEKSDSILNPSYTAVAEGIGKGAMSAAEGPLVFKSNTEEKWYAFLDEFGGRGYIPFETTDLASGVWTPSTGYDLPSKPRHGTVLPVTQAEYDRLLKTYQPDQIITSAEDVKVVTRIGDAPVLPATVIAESADGVKRPVAVTWEAVAESQYAQAGTFTVKGDLAGDSAITVSAEVTVSAEGPDVPADLLLHYDFDETGGSIARDSSGHGYHGTYVRTPDFGTGVEGGSFKMSGGNSSSSSPYVKIPNGVLKDTSSVTVSTYVKWKGGDNFQWLFGLGPDSNKYLFATPSNGGGKLFSAITKATWSGEKQMIGGSQLTAGQWKHLTVTLNGATETAILYVDGAEAARVNGVTIKPSELYDPAKDYSGYIGKSMYSPDPYFGGEVDDFRIYNRALTPAEVLEISGNTTGIAAATHPALKVDAIITDKDSKIVLPLTPGSNVKALAPEFTLAHGATISPASGTLRDFTKPLTYEVTGSDGKKRTWTVSAVEMKSPVLPGLNADPNIVRFGDTFYIYPTTDGFEGWSGTQFKAYSSTDLVHWKDHGVILDLGPDVSWADSRAWAPAMEEKNGKYYFYFCADANIGVAVSDSPTGPFKDALGKPLLKAGDRPGQMIDPAVFTDDDGQSYLYWGNGRAYVVPLNADMVSFDSSKVTDITPSNYNEGSFVIKRNGTYYLTWSENDTRDENYQVAYATGSSPTGPWTKRGVILQKDLSLGIKGTGHHSIVHVPNTDDWYIVYHRFAIPGGDGMHRETTIDKMEFDADGSIKKVIPTLSSIDPVTIVHAGADATGQEGSAIPLTGTISGAGKPSWSVNPTAPCTFSSRTTIPTSITCQDNGTYEVTLTGGRSKDTLTVTVTNAPPSITSVQGPKTPVPAGKNTPVRISAKFTDPGRADTHTCRIDWKDGTTPTTGKVTNGTCEASHAYLKAGIFRPTITVTDDDRAAATAQLPELVVYDPKAGTVAGTGVIASRPGAYPADPKLTGKASFSFGAFYRKGATVPTATASFDLAAPGKSKAKVRLRSTSSDWLVVTGSTAVYQGSGSVNGKDGYAFRITATDKPDTFRIRIWKKSTGDVVYDNRTGTATKGIVLGR, encoded by the coding sequence ATGCAACTCGCGAGATCACGCGGCCGCAGCAGACCATGGTCACAACGGCTCGCCGGACTGACCGCCGCATCGCTTCTCCTCGGCCTCGCCGGGCCGTTGGCCGTGTCGGTCCCCGCTCACGCCGACGCGGCCGACATCACCGACGGGCTGGCCCTCTGGTACAAGCTCGACGCGGCATCCGGCACCACCGTCGCCGACGCCTCGGGCAACGGCCGTACGGGCACGCTGAACGGGACCGCCGGCTGGTCCAACTCCGGTGAGGGCCTTGCCTTCAACGGGTCCGACACCTACGTCAAGGTGCCGGACAACATCATGAGCGGCATGAACTCGATCACCGTCTCGATGGACGTGAAGGTCGACTCCACCCAGTCCAACCCGTACTTCATCTACGGCTTCGGCAACACCAGCGGCTCGGCCGGCAACGGCTACCTGTTCACCACGGGCAACTCGTACCGGACCTCCATCGCCAGCGGCAACTGGTCGACGGAGCAGACGACTCGGACCGCGGGCACGAATCTTCAGCGCGCGGTGTGGAAGCAGATCACCTACACCCAGACCGGCAACACGGGCGTGCTCTACGAGGACGGCGTGGAGGTGGGCCGCAACACGGCGATCACCCTCACCCCCGGCTCCATCGGCTCGGGCACGACCACCGCCAACTACATAGGCAAGTCGGTCTACCCCGGCGACAACCTGTTCAAGGGCAACATCCGCGACTTCCGGGTCTACAACCGGGCGCTGGCCGGCACGGAGGTCGAGGAACTCTCCCTCCCCGTCGCCGCGCAGGGCGTCGCCGCCGACAAGTCGGCCCTGACACTGGGCGACACGAGCGCGGTGATCGCCGACCTGACCCTGCCGAGCGCGGGCCCCGCGGGTGGCTCCGCCATCACCTGGGCGACCGACAACGCCTCCGTGGTCTCGTCCTCCGGCGCCGTGACCCGCCCCGCCGCCGGCCAGCCGGACGGCCACGCCACACTCACGGCGACCCTGAAGAAGGGTCCGGTGAGCGACACCAAGACCTTCGACGTCACGGTCCCGGCCACCTTCGACGACGCCACGGCCACCCAGCAGGCCGCCGACGCACTGACCGTCCCGAACATCGACGACGTACGCGGCAACATCACGCTGCCGTCAACGGGCCTCTACGGCACGGCGGTTGCGTGGTCGTCGGCGAACCCGGACGTCATCGCGACCGACGGTGTGGTCCACCGCCCCGCGCACGGCGCCGGCGGCACGACGGTCGACCTGACCGCGACCATCACCAAGGGCACGGCCACCGCGACCCGCACCCTGACGGCCAAGGTCCCCGAACTCCCGGCGAAGGAAGCCCTCAAGGGCTACATGTTCAGCTACTTCACCGGCGAGGGCACCTCGGACGGCGAACAGCTCTACGCGGCGCTCAGCAAGGGCAACGACCCGCTGAAGTGGCGGGAGTTGAACGACGGCAAGCCCGTCCTGACCTCCACGCTCGGCGAGAAGGGCCTGCGCGACCCGTTCATCATCCGCTCCCCCGAGGGCGACAAGTTCTACCAGATCGCCACCGACCTGCGGATCTACGGCAACGGCGACTGGGACGCCTCCCAGCGCACCGGCAGCAAGTCGATCATGGTGTGGGAGTCCACGGACCTGGTCCACTGGACCGACCAGCGCCTGGTGAAGGTCTCCCCCGACTCGGCGGGCAACACCTGGGCTCCCGAGGCCTTCTACGACGCCGAGCTCGGCTCGTACGTCGTCTTCTGGGCCTCGAAGCTGTACGACAACGCCGACCACTCCGGCGACACGTACAACCGCATGATGTACGCGACCACCCGTGACTTCCGCACCTTCAGCGAGCCCAAGGTGTGGATCGACCGCGGCTACTCGGTCATCGACTCCACGATGATCAAGGACAAGGACACCTACTACCGCCTGTCCAAGGACGAGCGGAACAACAGCTCCTCGACGCCGAACAGCAAGTTCATCTTTGAGGAGAAGAGCGACTCGATCCTCAACCCGTCCTACACCGCCGTCGCCGAGGGCATCGGCAAGGGCGCGATGAGCGCGGCCGAGGGTCCCCTGGTGTTCAAGTCGAACACCGAGGAGAAGTGGTACGCGTTCCTCGACGAGTTCGGCGGTCGCGGCTACATCCCCTTCGAGACGACGGACCTGGCCTCCGGCGTCTGGACCCCGTCCACCGGCTACGACCTGCCGTCCAAGCCCCGGCACGGCACCGTGCTCCCGGTCACCCAGGCCGAGTACGACCGGCTCCTGAAGACCTACCAGCCCGACCAGATCATCACCAGCGCCGAGGACGTCAAGGTCGTCACGCGCATCGGTGACGCCCCGGTCCTGCCCGCCACCGTCATCGCCGAGTCGGCGGACGGTGTGAAGCGGCCCGTCGCCGTCACCTGGGAGGCCGTGGCCGAGTCGCAGTACGCGCAGGCCGGCACCTTCACGGTGAAGGGCGACCTGGCGGGCGACTCCGCGATCACGGTCAGCGCCGAGGTCACGGTCTCCGCCGAGGGCCCGGACGTCCCGGCCGACCTGCTCCTGCACTACGACTTCGACGAGACCGGCGGCAGCATCGCCCGCGACTCCAGCGGCCACGGCTACCACGGCACGTACGTCCGAACTCCCGACTTCGGCACGGGCGTCGAGGGCGGCTCCTTCAAGATGTCCGGCGGCAACAGCAGCTCCAGCTCGCCGTACGTCAAGATCCCCAACGGGGTGCTGAAGGACACCAGCAGCGTCACCGTCTCCACGTACGTCAAGTGGAAGGGCGGCGACAACTTCCAGTGGCTGTTCGGCCTCGGCCCCGACAGCAACAAGTACCTGTTCGCCACGCCCTCCAACGGCGGCGGGAAGCTCTTCTCCGCGATCACCAAGGCAACTTGGTCCGGTGAGAAGCAGATGATCGGCGGCTCGCAGCTCACCGCCGGCCAGTGGAAGCACCTCACCGTCACCCTGAACGGCGCGACCGAGACGGCGATCCTCTACGTGGACGGCGCCGAGGCGGCCCGCGTGAACGGGGTCACCATCAAGCCGTCCGAACTGTACGACCCGGCGAAGGACTACTCCGGCTACATCGGCAAGTCCATGTACTCCCCGGACCCGTACTTCGGCGGCGAGGTCGACGACTTCCGGATCTACAACCGGGCCCTGACGCCCGCCGAGGTCCTGGAGATCAGCGGCAACACCACCGGGATCGCCGCGGCGACCCACCCGGCGCTCAAGGTCGACGCGATCATCACCGACAAGGACAGCAAGATCGTCCTGCCGCTCACCCCGGGCAGCAACGTCAAGGCCCTGGCACCGGAGTTCACCCTGGCCCACGGCGCGACCATCAGCCCCGCCTCCGGCACCCTGCGCGACTTCACCAAGCCGCTCACGTACGAGGTCACCGGCTCCGACGGCAAGAAGCGCACCTGGACGGTGTCGGCCGTGGAGATGAAGAGCCCGGTGCTGCCGGGCCTGAACGCCGACCCGAACATCGTCCGCTTCGGCGACACCTTCTACATCTACCCGACCACCGACGGCTTCGAGGGCTGGAGCGGTACGCAGTTCAAGGCGTACTCCTCCACGGACCTGGTCCACTGGAAGGACCACGGAGTCATCCTGGACCTCGGTCCCGACGTCAGCTGGGCCGACAGCCGCGCCTGGGCGCCGGCCATGGAGGAGAAGAACGGCAAGTACTACTTCTACTTCTGCGCCGACGCGAACATCGGTGTGGCGGTGTCGGACTCCCCGACGGGCCCCTTCAAGGACGCCCTGGGCAAGCCGCTGCTGAAGGCCGGTGACCGCCCGGGCCAGATGATCGACCCGGCGGTCTTCACCGACGACGACGGCCAGTCGTACCTGTACTGGGGCAACGGCAGGGCCTACGTGGTGCCGCTCAACGCGGACATGGTCTCCTTCGACTCGTCGAAGGTCACCGACATCACGCCGAGCAACTACAACGAGGGCTCGTTCGTCATCAAGCGCAACGGGACCTACTACCTGACGTGGTCGGAGAACGACACCCGGGACGAGAACTACCAGGTGGCCTACGCGACCGGTTCCTCGCCCACGGGCCCCTGGACCAAGCGCGGTGTGATCCTCCAGAAGGACCTCTCCCTGGGCATCAAGGGCACGGGCCACCACTCGATAGTCCACGTCCCGAACACCGACGACTGGTACATCGTCTACCACCGCTTCGCGATCCCCGGCGGTGACGGCATGCACCGCGAGACGACCATCGACAAGATGGAGTTCGACGCCGACGGATCGATCAAGAAGGTGATCCCGACCCTGTCGAGCATCGACCCGGTGACGATCGTCCACGCGGGTGCGGACGCAACTGGCCAGGAAGGCAGCGCGATCCCGCTCACGGGCACCATCTCCGGGGCAGGCAAGCCGAGTTGGAGCGTCAACCCGACAGCCCCCTGCACGTTCTCCAGCAGGACCACGATCCCGACGTCCATCACCTGCCAGGACAACGGCACGTACGAGGTCACGCTGACGGGTGGCCGCAGCAAGGACACCCTGACGGTGACGGTCACCAACGCGCCGCCGTCGATCACCTCGGTCCAGGGCCCGAAGACCCCGGTCCCGGCCGGCAAGAACACCCCGGTGCGCATCTCGGCGAAGTTCACCGACCCGGGCCGCGCCGACACCCACACCTGCCGGATCGACTGGAAGGACGGCACCACCCCGACAACCGGCAAGGTCACGAACGGCACCTGCGAGGCGAGCCACGCCTACCTGAAGGCGGGCATCTTCCGCCCGACGATCACGGTGACGGACGACGACAGGGCCGCGGCCACCGCCCAGCTCCCCGAGCTGGTCGTGTACGACCCCAAGGCCGGCACCGTGGCGGGCACCGGCGTGATCGCGTCCCGGCCGGGCGCCTACCCGGCCGACCCGAAGCTGACCGGCAAGGCCTCCTTCTCCTTCGGGGCCTTCTACCGGAAGGGCGCCACGGTCCCGACGGCCACGGCCTCCTTCGACCTCGCGGCGCCCGGCAAGTCCAAGGCGAAGGTGCGGCTGCGCTCCACGTCCTCCGACTGGCTGGTGGTCACCGGCTCCACTGCGGTGTACCAGGGCTCCGGCTCGGTCAACGGCAAGGACGGCTACGCCTTCCGCATCACGGCGACGGACAAGCCGGACACGTTCCGCATCCGGATCTGGAAGAAGTCCACGGGCGATGTCGTGTACGACAACCGCACGGGGACCGCGACCAAGGGCATCGTCCTCGGCCGCTAG
- a CDS encoding family 43 glycosylhydrolase: MRRDLSVFRTRHWLTLLAALLALLVPVVGIQPAAAAEGRPYTNPVKSQKGADPWLEYYNGNYYLVTTSFTGVLTMRKSPTLAGLATAPSVQVWSDTTSTRNNNFWAPELHFFDGHWYLYYSGAPSGAACCDQQRTYVVESAGTDPMGPYTFKNQLTGSNLDPGGWLIDATVLTYNNKLYLVGSGAIGGSKQSLVIAPMTNPYTVSGSTFSLISQPTLAWETSGAPVNEGPEPLYHDGRTFLTFSASYCQTADYKLGQLELTGTDPLLASSWTKKQTPVFQRNDAAGVYGPGHNGFFTSPDGTENWIVYHANNSASGGCGNGRTTRAQKFTWNADGTPNFGTPVALGTTLPGPSGESAATPTAYTLVNRNSGKCLDVEGGNTADGTNIFQWTCNGGTNQKWRIEDQANDTSRLVNVATGKVMDTASCATADGTDLRQWSWLNNNCQKFRLVYTATGDYVRIVNESTGKVADVADCSTANGADVRQWTWLGNNCQQWQIRPTT, encoded by the coding sequence ATGAGAAGGGACCTGTCTGTGTTCCGTACCCGTCACTGGTTGACCCTCCTGGCGGCGCTGCTGGCGCTGCTCGTACCTGTCGTCGGCATTCAGCCGGCCGCCGCGGCCGAGGGGCGCCCGTACACGAACCCGGTCAAGTCCCAGAAGGGCGCCGACCCCTGGCTGGAGTACTACAACGGCAACTACTACCTGGTCACCACGTCCTTCACCGGCGTGCTGACCATGCGCAAGTCGCCGACCCTGGCAGGGCTGGCCACGGCTCCCAGCGTGCAGGTCTGGAGTGACACCACCTCGACCCGCAACAACAACTTCTGGGCGCCCGAACTGCACTTCTTCGACGGCCACTGGTACCTGTACTACTCCGGCGCGCCGAGCGGGGCCGCCTGCTGCGACCAGCAGCGGACGTACGTCGTGGAGAGCGCCGGCACCGACCCGATGGGCCCGTACACCTTCAAGAACCAGCTCACCGGGTCCAACCTCGACCCGGGCGGCTGGCTCATCGACGCCACCGTGCTGACGTACAACAACAAGCTCTACCTGGTCGGCAGCGGCGCCATCGGCGGCAGCAAGCAGAGCCTGGTCATCGCGCCCATGACCAACCCGTACACGGTCAGCGGCTCCACCTTCAGCCTCATCTCGCAGCCGACGCTGGCCTGGGAGACCTCCGGGGCGCCGGTGAACGAGGGGCCCGAGCCGCTCTACCACGACGGCCGGACCTTCCTCACCTTCTCCGCGAGCTACTGCCAGACCGCCGACTACAAGCTCGGTCAGCTCGAACTCACCGGCACCGACCCGCTGTTGGCATCCTCCTGGACGAAGAAGCAGACGCCCGTCTTCCAGCGCAACGACGCCGCCGGAGTCTACGGCCCGGGCCACAACGGCTTCTTCACCTCGCCGGACGGCACCGAGAACTGGATCGTCTACCACGCCAACAACTCCGCGAGCGGCGGCTGCGGCAACGGCCGTACCACCCGCGCCCAGAAGTTCACCTGGAACGCGGACGGGACGCCCAACTTCGGCACCCCGGTCGCGCTCGGCACCACGCTGCCCGGCCCGTCCGGCGAGAGCGCCGCGACCCCGACCGCGTACACCCTGGTGAACCGCAACAGCGGCAAGTGCCTCGACGTGGAAGGCGGGAACACCGCCGACGGCACCAACATCTTCCAGTGGACCTGCAACGGCGGCACCAACCAGAAGTGGCGCATCGAGGACCAGGCCAATGACACCAGCCGACTGGTCAACGTCGCCACCGGCAAGGTGATGGACACCGCGAGCTGCGCCACGGCCGACGGCACCGACCTGCGCCAGTGGTCCTGGCTGAACAACAACTGCCAGAAGTTCAGGCTCGTCTACACCGCCACCGGCGACTACGTCCGGATCGTCAACGAGTCCACCGGCAAGGTCGCCGACGTCGCCGACTGCTCCACCGCGAACGGCGCCGACGTACGCCAGTGGACCTGGCTCGGCAACAACTGCCAGCAGTGGCAGATCCGGCCCACCACGTGA
- a CDS encoding iron-siderophore ABC transporter substrate-binding protein yields the protein MLGSPRGTRLAAALTSVLLLFGTATACGSDDDSGTAGPAADASANSAFPVTLSHKYGSTTIKSEPKRIVTVGLTDQDAVLALGKVPVGTTEWLGGYKGAIGPWAADKLGSAAAPTVLKDTGTGPQTEKIAALRPDLILAVYGGLTKAQYDTLSKFAPVVAQPKEYNDYGVPWQNQTEIIGKALGQEAKAKELVTGVEADFKKAATEHPEFAGATAVMATPYEGTFVYGSQDSRSRVLTDLGFKLPTDLDKVIGDEFGANISKERTDLLNTDAIVWIVSDTTKDKATLRKDPLYADLKVAKEDREVFVKESSDYGNSVSFVSVLSLPYMLERLVPQLSAAVDGKTATKVTEPTS from the coding sequence ATGCTCGGCTCTCCCAGAGGCACTCGGCTCGCCGCGGCGCTCACCTCCGTACTGCTCCTCTTCGGCACCGCCACCGCCTGCGGCTCCGACGACGACTCCGGCACGGCGGGCCCCGCCGCCGACGCCTCCGCCAACTCCGCCTTCCCGGTGACCCTTTCGCACAAGTACGGCAGCACGACGATCAAGTCCGAGCCGAAGCGGATCGTCACGGTCGGTCTGACCGACCAGGACGCCGTCCTCGCGCTGGGCAAGGTGCCGGTCGGCACGACCGAGTGGCTGGGCGGCTACAAGGGCGCGATCGGCCCGTGGGCGGCGGACAAGCTGGGCAGCGCGGCGGCGCCGACAGTCCTGAAGGACACCGGCACGGGCCCGCAGACCGAGAAGATCGCCGCGCTCCGGCCGGACCTGATCCTCGCGGTCTACGGCGGTCTGACGAAGGCGCAGTACGACACGCTGTCGAAGTTCGCCCCGGTGGTGGCCCAGCCGAAGGAGTACAACGACTACGGCGTGCCGTGGCAGAACCAGACCGAGATCATCGGCAAGGCGCTCGGCCAGGAGGCCAAGGCGAAGGAACTGGTCACCGGCGTGGAGGCCGACTTCAAGAAGGCGGCGACCGAGCACCCCGAGTTCGCCGGCGCCACCGCCGTGATGGCGACCCCGTACGAGGGCACCTTCGTCTACGGCAGCCAGGACTCGCGCTCACGCGTCCTCACGGACCTCGGTTTCAAGCTGCCCACCGACCTGGACAAGGTCATCGGTGACGAGTTCGGGGCCAACATCAGCAAGGAGCGCACCGATCTCCTGAACACGGACGCGATCGTGTGGATCGTCTCCGACACCACCAAGGACAAGGCGACGCTGCGCAAGGACCCCCTCTACGCGGACCTGAAGGTGGCGAAGGAGGACCGCGAGGTCTTCGTCAAGGAGAGCAGCGACTACGGCAACTCGGTGTCCTTCGTGTCGGTGCTGAGCCTTCCCTACATGCTGGAGCGGCTGGTCCCGCAGCTGTCGGCGGCGGTCGACGGCAAGACGGCCACGAAGGTGACCGAACCGACGAGCTGA